One Paramisgurnus dabryanus chromosome 9, PD_genome_1.1, whole genome shotgun sequence DNA segment encodes these proteins:
- the LOC135773416 gene encoding extracellular calcium-sensing receptor-like isoform X1: MWINLHICIYLTFNFISAASVTSTGICKLQGRFKLNGMYQDGDLIIGGLFAFHLITVFPELSFIKEPEQPHCQRFYVSSFQQAQAMAFAINEINERPNLLPNITLGYHLYDNCVKLGVAFRAATSLLSGTEETLHDFNCTGPPPMIGIVGDPGSTHCIAISSVLGLFRIPMVSYYATCSCLSDRKKYPSFFRTIPSDAFQVRAMVQILRHFGWTWVGVIYSDDDYGIYAAQSFQKEIQLFGGCVAFTEILPLDNNHRDIQRIVKVIQTSTAKVVVVFSTEAYLLPLMDEVALQNVTGKQWIASEAWATSPVFHTQRLLPFLGGTLGIAIRRGEIQGLQNFLLHIRPDNDPKNNMVNIFWENMFGCRFEKGNSEGENICTGQENLSSTNTIYTDVSELRAAYNVYKAVYALAHALHDLMQCEEGRGPFSDNTCADITNLQPWQVVYYLQKVNFTTGFGDHVSFDKNGDALAIYDVMNWQPSSDGSIIVRTVGVVDEGAATGKVLTMDEDALYWNFETRKPLRSVCSESCPPGTRRARRKGLPVCCFDCLPCADGEISNTTDANECTLCPDEFWSNSNKNRCIPKEVEYLSFEEPLGISLTTASLLGTCLCSVVVVIFAHHRNTPVVRANNSELSFLLLLSLKLCFLCVLLFIGRPQLWTCQLRHAVFGISFVLCVSSILVKTMVVIAVFKSSRPEGKGAMKWFGAAHQRGTVLTLTALQVVICAVWLTTASPTPHKSSLHMSSKIVYECTIGSLVGFSILLGYIGFLAAVSFLLAFLARNLPDSFNEAKFITFSMLIFCAVWIAFVPAYVSSPGKYAVAVEIFAILASSFGLLVSIFAPKCYIILLHPERNTKKAIMGRVN; the protein is encoded by the exons ATGTGGATCAATCTGCATATATGTATATACCTGACCTTTAACTTTATCTCTGCAGCTTCAGTCACCAGCACAGGCATCTGTAAGCTTCAGGGACGCTTCAAGTTGAATGGGATGTATCAGGATGGAGACCTTATCATTGGAGGCCTGTTTGCATTTCATCTCATCACAGTGTTCCCAGAACTGAGCTTCATTAAAGAACCGGAACAACCGCATTGCCAGCG ATTCTATGTTTCAAGCTTCCAGCAGGCACAGGCTATGGCTTTTGCCATAAATGAGATCAATGAAAGACCTAACCTGTTGCCTAACATTACCCTTGGTTATCATCTGTATGACAACTGTGTGAAGCTAGGCGTGGCATTCAGGGCTGCCACATCCTTGCTTAGTGGTACAGAGGAGACCCTCCACGATTTCAACTGCACCGGTCCACCACCAATGATTGGAATTGTAGGTGATCCAGGATCCACTCATTGTATTGCAATCTCCAGTGTGCTGGGGTTGTTTCGAATACCTATG gttaGCTACTATGCCACCTGCTCCTGTTTAAGTGACAGGAAGAAATATCCCTCCTTCTTCAGAACTATCCCCAGTGATGCCTTTCAGGTTCGAGCTATGGTTCAGATATTGAGACATTTTGGATGGACCTGGGTTGGCGTTATATATAGTGATGATGATTATGGCATCTACGCTGCTCAGTCTTTTCAAAAAGAAATTCAGCTGTTTGGAGGTTGTGTGGCTTTTACAGAAATCCTGCCTCTTGATAACAATCACAGAGATATTCAGCGCATAGTAAAAGTGATTCAGACCTCTACAGCTAAAGTTGTGGTTGTTTTTTCCACTGAAGCCTATCTGTTACCTTTAATGGATGAGGTGGCGTTGCAAAATGTGACAGGGAAGCAGTGGATTGCAAGTGAAGCTTGGGCCACCTCTCCTGTATTTCACACTCAGCGTCTTCTGCCATTTCTGGGTGGTACATTGGGTATTGCCATTCGCCGTGGAGAAATCCAGGGACTTCAAAACTTTCTGCTACACATTCGTCCTGACAACGATCCAAAAAACAATATggtaaacattttctgggagAACATGTTTGGGTGCAGGTTTGAGAAAGGAAACAGTGAGGGAGAAAACATCTGTACAGGGCAAGAGAATCTGAGCAGCACAAACACAATATACACTGATGTATCAGAACTGAGGGCAGCCTATAATGTGTACAAAGCAGTTTATGCCCTGGCACATGCACTTCATGACCTGATGCAGTGTGAGGAGGGGAGAGGACCATTCAGTGACAACACCTGTGCTGACATAACAAACCTGCAGCCCTGGCAG GTGGTCTATTACTTACAGAAGGTGAACTTCACCACAGGTTTTGGGGATCATGTGTCATTTGATAAGAATGGAGATGCTCTGGCCATCTATGATGTGATGAACTGGCAGCCGAGCTCTGATGGGTCAATCATTGTCCGTACAGTCGGTGTGGTGGATGAAGGGGCGGCAACAGGGAAGGTGCTCACAATGGATGAAGATGCATTATACTGGAACTTTGAGACAAGAAAA CCCCTACGGTCTGTGTGCAGTGAGAGCTGCCCACCAGGCACCAGACGAGCCAGGAGAAAAGGACTTCCTGTCTGCTGTTTTGACTGCCTGCCATGTGCAGATGGAGAGATTTCTAATACAACAG ATGCAAATGAATGCACATTGTGTCCAGATGAATTCTGGTCGAATTCAAACAAGAATCGGTGTATTCCTAAAGAAGTGGAGTATTTATCCTTTGAAGAGCCTCTGGGAATCTCCCTGACCACTGCTTCTCTGCTCGGCACCTGCTTATGTTCTGTGGTTGTTGTAATATTTGCTCATCACCGCAACACTCCAGTTGTTCGAGCCAATAATTCAGAGCTCAGCTTCCTGCTGCTGCTGTCACTCAAACTGTGTTTCCTGTGTGTGCTGCTGTTTATTGGCCGACCACAGTTGTGGACGTGTCAGTTAAGACATGCTGTGTTTGGCATTAGCTTTGTTTTGTGCGTCTCCAGCATTCTGGTCAAGACTATGGTGGTAATAGCCGTGTTTAAGTCATCTCGACCAGAGGGTAAAGGTGCTATGAAATGGTTCGGAGCAGCCCATCAAAGAGGCACAGTCTTGACCTTAACTGCCCTTCAGGTGGTGATATGTGCGGTCTGGCTTACAACTGCTTCTCCTACACCTCATAAAAGCAGCCTGCATATGAGCTCTAAAATAGTGTATGAATGTACTATAGGCTCATTGGTTGGATTTTCAATACTACTTGGCTATATTGGCTTTTTGGCAGCAGTGAGCTTTTTGCTGGCCTTTCTAGCAAGAAATCTTCCAGATAGTTTTAATGAAGCAAAGTTCATTACCTTTAGTATGTTGATCTTTTGTGCTGTGTGGATTGCGTTTGTTCCAGCTTATGTCAGCTCACCAGGGAAATATGCAGTGGCTGTGGAGATT
- the LOC135773416 gene encoding extracellular calcium-sensing receptor-like isoform X2 — protein MWINLHICIYLTFNFISAASVTSTGICKLQGRFKLNGMYQDGDLIIGGLFAFHLITVFPELSFIKEPEQPHCQRFYVSSFQQAQAMAFAINEINERPNLLPNITLGYHLYDNCVKLGVAFRAATSLLSGTEETLHDFNCTGPPPMIGIVGDPGSTHCIAISSVLGLFRIPMVSYYATCSCLSDRKKYPSFFRTIPSDAFQVRAMVQILRHFGWTWVGVIYSDDDYGIYAAQSFQKEIQLFGGCVAFTEILPLDNNHRDIQRIVKVIQTSTAKVVVVFSTEAYLLPLMDEVALQNVTGKQWIASEAWATSPVFHTQRLLPFLGGTLGIAIRRGEIQGLQNFLLHIRPDNDPKNNMVNIFWENMFGCRFEKGNSEGENICTGQENLSSTNTIYTDVSELRAAYNVYKAVYALAHALHDLMQCEEGRGPFSDNTCADITNLQPWQVVYYLQKVNFTTGFGDHVSFDKNGDALAIYDVMNWQPSSDGSIIVRTVGVVDEGAATGKPLRSVCSESCPPGTRRARRKGLPVCCFDCLPCADGEISNTTDANECTLCPDEFWSNSNKNRCIPKEVEYLSFEEPLGISLTTASLLGTCLCSVVVVIFAHHRNTPVVRANNSELSFLLLLSLKLCFLCVLLFIGRPQLWTCQLRHAVFGISFVLCVSSILVKTMVVIAVFKSSRPEGKGAMKWFGAAHQRGTVLTLTALQVVICAVWLTTASPTPHKSSLHMSSKIVYECTIGSLVGFSILLGYIGFLAAVSFLLAFLARNLPDSFNEAKFITFSMLIFCAVWIAFVPAYVSSPGKYAVAVEIFAILASSFGLLVSIFAPKCYIILLHPERNTKKAIMGRVN, from the exons ATGTGGATCAATCTGCATATATGTATATACCTGACCTTTAACTTTATCTCTGCAGCTTCAGTCACCAGCACAGGCATCTGTAAGCTTCAGGGACGCTTCAAGTTGAATGGGATGTATCAGGATGGAGACCTTATCATTGGAGGCCTGTTTGCATTTCATCTCATCACAGTGTTCCCAGAACTGAGCTTCATTAAAGAACCGGAACAACCGCATTGCCAGCG ATTCTATGTTTCAAGCTTCCAGCAGGCACAGGCTATGGCTTTTGCCATAAATGAGATCAATGAAAGACCTAACCTGTTGCCTAACATTACCCTTGGTTATCATCTGTATGACAACTGTGTGAAGCTAGGCGTGGCATTCAGGGCTGCCACATCCTTGCTTAGTGGTACAGAGGAGACCCTCCACGATTTCAACTGCACCGGTCCACCACCAATGATTGGAATTGTAGGTGATCCAGGATCCACTCATTGTATTGCAATCTCCAGTGTGCTGGGGTTGTTTCGAATACCTATG gttaGCTACTATGCCACCTGCTCCTGTTTAAGTGACAGGAAGAAATATCCCTCCTTCTTCAGAACTATCCCCAGTGATGCCTTTCAGGTTCGAGCTATGGTTCAGATATTGAGACATTTTGGATGGACCTGGGTTGGCGTTATATATAGTGATGATGATTATGGCATCTACGCTGCTCAGTCTTTTCAAAAAGAAATTCAGCTGTTTGGAGGTTGTGTGGCTTTTACAGAAATCCTGCCTCTTGATAACAATCACAGAGATATTCAGCGCATAGTAAAAGTGATTCAGACCTCTACAGCTAAAGTTGTGGTTGTTTTTTCCACTGAAGCCTATCTGTTACCTTTAATGGATGAGGTGGCGTTGCAAAATGTGACAGGGAAGCAGTGGATTGCAAGTGAAGCTTGGGCCACCTCTCCTGTATTTCACACTCAGCGTCTTCTGCCATTTCTGGGTGGTACATTGGGTATTGCCATTCGCCGTGGAGAAATCCAGGGACTTCAAAACTTTCTGCTACACATTCGTCCTGACAACGATCCAAAAAACAATATggtaaacattttctgggagAACATGTTTGGGTGCAGGTTTGAGAAAGGAAACAGTGAGGGAGAAAACATCTGTACAGGGCAAGAGAATCTGAGCAGCACAAACACAATATACACTGATGTATCAGAACTGAGGGCAGCCTATAATGTGTACAAAGCAGTTTATGCCCTGGCACATGCACTTCATGACCTGATGCAGTGTGAGGAGGGGAGAGGACCATTCAGTGACAACACCTGTGCTGACATAACAAACCTGCAGCCCTGGCAG GTGGTCTATTACTTACAGAAGGTGAACTTCACCACAGGTTTTGGGGATCATGTGTCATTTGATAAGAATGGAGATGCTCTGGCCATCTATGATGTGATGAACTGGCAGCCGAGCTCTGATGGGTCAATCATTGTCCGTACAGTCGGTGTGGTGGATGAAGGGGCGGCAACAGGGAAG CCCCTACGGTCTGTGTGCAGTGAGAGCTGCCCACCAGGCACCAGACGAGCCAGGAGAAAAGGACTTCCTGTCTGCTGTTTTGACTGCCTGCCATGTGCAGATGGAGAGATTTCTAATACAACAG ATGCAAATGAATGCACATTGTGTCCAGATGAATTCTGGTCGAATTCAAACAAGAATCGGTGTATTCCTAAAGAAGTGGAGTATTTATCCTTTGAAGAGCCTCTGGGAATCTCCCTGACCACTGCTTCTCTGCTCGGCACCTGCTTATGTTCTGTGGTTGTTGTAATATTTGCTCATCACCGCAACACTCCAGTTGTTCGAGCCAATAATTCAGAGCTCAGCTTCCTGCTGCTGCTGTCACTCAAACTGTGTTTCCTGTGTGTGCTGCTGTTTATTGGCCGACCACAGTTGTGGACGTGTCAGTTAAGACATGCTGTGTTTGGCATTAGCTTTGTTTTGTGCGTCTCCAGCATTCTGGTCAAGACTATGGTGGTAATAGCCGTGTTTAAGTCATCTCGACCAGAGGGTAAAGGTGCTATGAAATGGTTCGGAGCAGCCCATCAAAGAGGCACAGTCTTGACCTTAACTGCCCTTCAGGTGGTGATATGTGCGGTCTGGCTTACAACTGCTTCTCCTACACCTCATAAAAGCAGCCTGCATATGAGCTCTAAAATAGTGTATGAATGTACTATAGGCTCATTGGTTGGATTTTCAATACTACTTGGCTATATTGGCTTTTTGGCAGCAGTGAGCTTTTTGCTGGCCTTTCTAGCAAGAAATCTTCCAGATAGTTTTAATGAAGCAAAGTTCATTACCTTTAGTATGTTGATCTTTTGTGCTGTGTGGATTGCGTTTGTTCCAGCTTATGTCAGCTCACCAGGGAAATATGCAGTGGCTGTGGAGATT